A stretch of the Thermofilum adornatum genome encodes the following:
- a CDS encoding winged helix-turn-helix domain-containing protein, with product MSVKGELEGTALKIYIYLLESNEDAGVREIARDLGLPVSTVHYHLKRLEELGYVEKTTDGYKVAQRLKLRDYIVIGSRVIHRFTLYSLFFLGFAIGEAILVIQSQSINPDRIAVLIATLLASLIFGIERLRIK from the coding sequence ATGAGTGTAAAGGGCGAACTAGAAGGCACAGCTCTCAAAATATACATCTACCTCCTAGAGTCTAACGAAGATGCAGGGGTAAGAGAAATAGCCCGAGATCTAGGCCTCCCGGTAAGCACGGTTCACTACCATCTAAAGCGTCTAGAAGAGCTGGGCTACGTTGAGAAAACCACAGACGGCTACAAAGTTGCACAGCGGCTAAAGCTGAGAGACTACATTGTTATTGGTAGCAGGGTCATCCATAGATTTACCCTTTATTCTTTGTTCTTCCTAGGCTTTGCCATCGGTGAGGCAATACTTGTCATACAGTCTCAATCGATAAATCCCGACAGAATAGCAGTCTTGATAGCCACTCTCCTGGCTTCCCTTATATTTGGCATAGAACGCTTAAGGATAAAATGA
- a CDS encoding nucleotidyltransferase domain-containing protein, which produces MSSQYSLSLSSIGKYLDLARQVKEIVQGFDPEAEVYLFGSVVKGKMTASSDIDILVVTQRLEHKYDMIVAVYQRLDAPIELHVTDRKMFERWYLRFIDPGEIVKI; this is translated from the coding sequence TTGTCGAGCCAATATAGCCTTAGTCTTTCAAGTATCGGCAAATACCTCGACCTCGCTAGACAGGTCAAGGAGATAGTTCAGGGCTTCGACCCCGAGGCCGAGGTTTATTTATTCGGCTCGGTAGTAAAGGGGAAAATGACGGCCTCCAGCGATATAGACATCCTCGTTGTAACACAGCGGCTCGAACACAAATATGACATGATAGTAGCCGTGTATCAGAGGCTCGATGCTCCTATCGAGCTACATGTTACGGACAGAAAAATGTTTGAAAGATGGTATCTCAGATTCATTGATCCAGGAGAAATAGTTAAGATTTAA
- a CDS encoding winged helix-turn-helix domain-containing protein has protein sequence MKERRSKLQILADILEALAQSGEMNISQLLTAANLSYDRLSKYLSELEANNLVVIERQSLEVKIKPTSKGLSFLQEYKKIKEIAIAFGISL, from the coding sequence ATGAAGGAGCGACGGTCAAAGCTACAGATACTTGCAGACATATTAGAGGCACTGGCACAAAGCGGAGAAATGAACATAAGCCAGCTACTTACAGCTGCAAACCTCTCCTATGACAGGCTATCAAAATATCTGAGCGAACTGGAGGCAAATAACCTAGTTGTCATCGAGAGACAAAGTTTAGAAGTAAAAATAAAACCCACTAGCAAGGGTTTGTCTTTTCTCCAGGAATACAAGAAAATAAAAGAAATAGCTATCGCCTTTGGGATTTCCCTTTAA
- a CDS encoding amidohydrolase family protein, whose protein sequence is MNILIENAGIVFTQNDKREVLRDTSIYISGGIIKEIGKSSLLKEKYTPDLVLDASKMAVLPGLVNLHTHSVQVLLRGRFDEPLMNWLRLVDLEYEKLDDVDVRAAARLTFIEGLLCGTTTFLDMEGNVEPIVSAAREVGIRLYEAIALVDTAETGVSGFTRVADPEEEVKKASKVAREKMATGQLNFLLGPVGFPSSSPELLRIASEEARKNGLKLHAHLSESMVNEELSRKMFGVSETGMLEKIGFLGPDVIVAHGVNLDPIDIQVLAKHGVNVAHCPTSNAKLGNGIAPALKMINQGLNVGLGTDGAASNDSLDLFSEMKTFILMQRAREGFDRRVNAQLALDMATRNGGLALDSSGKLGVISPGAYADLVLVDLTLPSMLPSENVLDNLVFSGGCRAVRHVIVNGELLVYDGRLRNEELYIRALEEFNEVAKRVSYK, encoded by the coding sequence ATGAATATACTCATTGAAAATGCAGGCATAGTCTTCACACAGAACGATAAAAGAGAGGTACTCAGAGACACTTCTATCTACATATCTGGAGGTATTATAAAGGAAATAGGTAAGTCTTCTCTCTTGAAAGAAAAGTATACGCCGGACCTTGTTCTAGACGCTAGTAAAATGGCGGTTCTACCGGGCCTAGTTAACCTCCACACGCACTCTGTGCAGGTACTCCTACGTGGGCGATTCGATGAGCCGCTGATGAATTGGCTACGCCTAGTTGACTTGGAATACGAGAAGCTGGACGATGTGGACGTAAGGGCGGCGGCTAGGCTTACATTTATCGAGGGACTTCTCTGCGGGACGACTACCTTCCTTGACATGGAGGGAAACGTTGAGCCAATCGTCAGCGCCGCGAGGGAAGTTGGGATAAGGCTCTACGAAGCCATTGCACTTGTGGACACAGCTGAAACAGGGGTTAGTGGGTTTACACGGGTGGCAGACCCAGAAGAAGAGGTTAAAAAAGCCTCAAAGGTGGCTAGGGAGAAAATGGCAACGGGGCAATTAAATTTTCTTTTGGGGCCAGTAGGGTTCCCAAGTAGTAGCCCTGAATTGCTAAGGATAGCCTCCGAGGAGGCGAGAAAAAATGGGCTAAAGCTACACGCCCACCTATCTGAGAGCATGGTAAACGAGGAGCTTTCTAGGAAGATGTTTGGCGTAAGTGAGACGGGCATGCTTGAGAAGATAGGCTTTCTGGGGCCCGACGTTATCGTTGCCCACGGCGTAAACCTCGACCCCATCGATATACAGGTCTTAGCAAAACATGGCGTGAACGTGGCTCATTGTCCCACGAGCAACGCCAAGCTTGGAAATGGCATAGCGCCTGCCTTGAAAATGATTAATCAGGGCTTGAATGTTGGGCTGGGAACCGATGGAGCGGCGAGCAATGATTCTCTAGATCTTTTTTCCGAGATGAAGACCTTTATCCTAATGCAGAGGGCCAGAGAGGGCTTCGACAGGCGTGTAAATGCACAGCTCGCCCTTGACATGGCTACCAGGAACGGCGGCCTGGCTCTCGATTCAAGCGGCAAGCTTGGAGTAATATCTCCAGGGGCATACGCGGATCTCGTCTTAGTTGACTTGACCCTTCCCTCTATGTTGCCTTCGGAAAATGTTCTCGATAACCTTGTTTTCTCTGGTGGGTGTAGAGCTGTTAGACACGTGATAGTAAATGGTGAACTCTTGGTCTACGATGGTAGGCTAAGAAACGAGGAACTTTATATTAGGGCTCTGGAAGAGTTCAATGAGGTTGCTAAAAGGGTGAGCTATAAATGA
- a CDS encoding peroxiredoxin translates to MPVDTGFPAPDFEAESTKGKIKLSSLRGKRVVLYFYPKAFTPGCSRETQRFSEMYEKFRELNAEVIGVSADKLPTQEKFAQKYNVSFPLVADPELNIIRAYGVLCESGKSASRVTFIIDENGVIKAVIKGLKKPEEHADKALNLLTAF, encoded by the coding sequence ATGCCGGTAGACACGGGTTTTCCAGCTCCAGACTTCGAGGCAGAAAGCACGAAGGGTAAGATAAAGTTATCTAGTCTGAGAGGAAAAAGAGTCGTCTTATACTTCTATCCCAAGGCCTTCACACCGGGATGCTCGAGAGAGACGCAGAGATTCTCGGAGATGTATGAAAAATTCAGAGAGCTAAACGCGGAAGTGATAGGGGTAAGCGCCGACAAGCTCCCCACACAGGAAAAATTCGCCCAAAAGTACAATGTGAGCTTTCCACTCGTGGCCGACCCAGAGCTAAACATCATTCGTGCCTACGGCGTCCTCTGCGAGTCTGGCAAAAGCGCCTCAAGGGTTACCTTTATCATAGACGAGAACGGAGTGATAAAAGCCGTAATAAAAGGACTCAAGAAGCCAGAGGAACATGCCGACAAAGCTCTTAATCTATTAACGGCTTTTTAA
- a CDS encoding SDR family oxidoreductase, translated as MPETILVTGGAGFIGSHLVKELVKSGYSVRVLDNLSNGSLENIREVLGSIEFIKGDIRDKNVMEGALKGVDAVVHLAALIDVAESVEKPELYLDVNVNGTFNVTRASRKVSAFIFASTCAVYGEPVRIPIGEDHPLSPKSPYAATKIAGEAFVQAYGNLYGYRPVILRFFNVYGPRQSKAYAGVITEFVKRAASGEPPIIFGDGKQTRDFVHVKDVAEAIIKALESDNASGIYNVGSGVAVTINDLAHLILKLAGKENVEPVHGPPRPGDIKHSQANINRAKKELGYNPSVSLEEGIREILNMGKK; from the coding sequence ATGCCAGAAACGATACTGGTAACTGGAGGCGCTGGCTTCATCGGGAGCCACCTCGTAAAAGAACTCGTCAAGTCGGGATACAGCGTACGGGTACTTGATAACCTGTCAAACGGATCCCTAGAAAATATCAGAGAGGTCCTCGGCTCTATAGAGTTCATTAAGGGAGACATAAGGGACAAAAATGTCATGGAGGGGGCTCTCAAAGGGGTAGATGCTGTGGTTCACCTAGCCGCCCTAATAGACGTGGCAGAATCTGTAGAAAAGCCTGAGCTATACCTCGACGTCAATGTAAACGGGACATTTAACGTGACAAGAGCCTCTAGAAAAGTCTCGGCATTCATATTTGCATCCACGTGCGCAGTATATGGTGAACCCGTCAGGATCCCCATTGGGGAAGACCACCCCTTAAGCCCCAAGTCTCCCTACGCCGCCACAAAGATAGCTGGCGAGGCATTTGTACAGGCATATGGAAACCTCTACGGCTACAGGCCGGTCATCCTTAGGTTCTTCAACGTGTATGGGCCACGGCAGTCCAAGGCTTATGCTGGAGTAATCACAGAATTCGTCAAGAGGGCTGCAAGTGGCGAGCCGCCCATAATATTTGGGGACGGGAAGCAGACGAGAGACTTTGTCCACGTAAAAGACGTCGCAGAAGCCATAATCAAGGCGCTCGAATCAGACAATGCATCCGGGATATACAATGTTGGGAGTGGCGTAGCTGTAACCATAAACGATCTTGCACACTTGATTCTAAAACTCGCAGGAAAGGAAAACGTCGAGCCAGTACATGGACCTCCCCGGCCAGGGGACATAAAGCACTCACAGGCAAACATAAACCGCGCAAAAAAGGAACTGGGCTATAATCCTTCAGTAAGCCTAGAGGAGGGAATCAGAGAAATATTAAACATGGGCAAAAAATAG
- a CDS encoding DUF86 domain-containing protein has protein sequence MGVLKRLLDNLLYYTSLLDGLKPEDLEDEYKYYAALHLLQTQAQVLMDIFARASSTLGLGVDGYIDAGLKLRAKDIITDMDLDLYRRIVGFRNVVVHEYSDVDSSIVLDIITNKKYREVARLATKVVEELEKRGIDC, from the coding sequence TTGGGAGTCCTAAAGCGCTTGCTCGATAATTTGCTATACTACACAAGCTTGCTCGACGGGCTCAAGCCTGAAGACCTAGAAGATGAGTATAAGTATTATGCGGCTCTACACTTGTTGCAGACCCAGGCCCAAGTTTTGATGGATATATTTGCTAGAGCCTCTTCTACTCTAGGCCTTGGGGTGGACGGATATATTGATGCTGGACTTAAGTTGAGGGCTAAAGACATAATTACTGACATGGATTTGGATCTCTATCGCCGAATAGTAGGTTTCCGGAACGTGGTTGTACACGAATATAGTGATGTTGACTCTAGCATTGTTTTGGACATTATAACCAATAAGAAATATAGGGAAGTTGCGCGCCTCGCAACCAAGGTTGTTGAAGAACTAGAGAAGAGGGGGATCGATTGCTGA
- a CDS encoding HEPN domain-containing protein, with protein sequence MSYEELDILRRRAEAFLRNSKRLLEEGEADLAMFSMEQYCQLILKYKLLLLRGFYPKTHSLRRLIRTLGEVRPEVLKLVNDVKNLHYIAKLEEAYISSRYAPIQYEVEEAKDVYKFIEEVFKPLVEPI encoded by the coding sequence ATGAGTTATGAGGAATTGGACATATTGCGGAGAAGAGCAGAGGCTTTTCTCAGAAATTCTAAAAGATTGCTGGAAGAGGGAGAAGCAGATCTAGCAATGTTTAGCATGGAGCAGTACTGCCAGCTAATCCTTAAATATAAATTGTTGTTACTCAGGGGTTTTTACCCAAAAACACACTCACTCCGGCGCCTAATAAGGACACTTGGAGAAGTTCGTCCAGAGGTTCTTAAACTCGTAAACGACGTCAAGAACCTACATTATATTGCAAAACTAGAGGAAGCCTATATATCCTCCCGCTACGCGCCTATTCAGTATGAGGTCGAGGAAGCTAAGGATGTTTATAAGTTTATAGAGGAGGTGTTTAAGCCGCTTGTCGAGCCAATATAG
- a CDS encoding beta-propeller domain-containing protein — protein sequence MALAVLLLVLGVATPIMLNLFWSTSPASLQSPKIQTKTATTHSLLEFYPIGMNSFQSIEEILRFVEERTSSKGYMGPPSYLVRGETQTVPATTSPVTPERTSQSPSTPSKTNVQVVGIDEPDIVKADRDILAVASCSKVNILSMREKKALSVIDLAESNVYGLYLQGDKLVIISVYYTASPISIQGSMGPEVPISAGTSNTSIYVYSLTTPAKPELLYSTYIYGMPMGSRLLNNTIYLVATLPLEVKLPVIDGQPLPPSSIAKIDPYANSYIVIVAMDIDTGKRTAFAFTSSPSTWMYMSRERLYLAVQRNIGEDSYRYFLNVSLNYLPSEVKANISSLISKGQYMQALTELQKYLATLSYEKAEEIVKQVMEQLKPMTDKTYFYVFGIDGLRLSSLGKFEVDGNVLDQFSMEEVGDSFIVATTISRWQVYAQMGRVIEIVYRPYNTTMEIEIQTDGQTKIQVIRFNETQVTPAPSTHLVVYTVRIGEPENALFIVDVKNLRIRSSLTGIAKGERIYSARLVGKTFYLVTYRQVDPLFAIDVSDPSKPRVLGYVKAPGFSEYLHPIDDKTLLGVGLIDDRKLKISLFDVSDPTSIKEKSTVTLDAWSNILSDHHAFTFDPSTGEVFIPIQSWKANSGGVLVLKIKGDSLEYVKLLEHNQALRTVYTETELYTVSTSQVRAYERQAYTLTAKIDLSAG from the coding sequence ATGGCACTTGCTGTCCTGCTACTCGTTCTAGGCGTAGCCACGCCCATAATGCTAAATCTTTTCTGGTCGACAAGTCCAGCAAGCCTCCAAAGCCCCAAAATCCAAACTAAAACTGCCACTACGCATTCTCTCTTAGAGTTCTACCCGATAGGCATGAACAGCTTCCAGTCTATAGAGGAGATTCTTAGATTCGTTGAGGAGAGAACCTCAAGCAAAGGCTACATGGGTCCCCCCTCCTACCTGGTTAGAGGCGAGACACAAACAGTACCTGCAACAACATCGCCCGTTACGCCCGAAAGAACTTCCCAAAGCCCGAGCACTCCCTCAAAAACAAATGTGCAAGTGGTAGGTATTGATGAGCCAGACATTGTCAAGGCCGATCGCGATATTCTTGCAGTGGCAAGCTGCTCAAAGGTAAACATCCTAAGCATGCGGGAAAAGAAAGCGTTAAGCGTTATAGACCTAGCGGAAAGCAACGTTTACGGCTTATACCTCCAAGGAGACAAACTAGTCATTATTTCTGTCTATTACACGGCCAGCCCGATAAGCATCCAGGGCTCAATGGGACCAGAAGTCCCCATATCAGCTGGCACATCCAACACGTCTATCTACGTATACTCCCTTACTACACCGGCCAAACCCGAGTTGCTTTACTCAACATACATTTATGGGATGCCCATGGGATCTAGGCTTCTAAACAATACCATATATCTAGTCGCCACGCTTCCACTAGAAGTCAAGCTTCCAGTAATAGATGGGCAGCCCCTCCCGCCAAGCTCCATAGCAAAAATAGACCCATACGCCAATAGCTACATAGTCATAGTTGCAATGGACATAGACACCGGTAAGAGAACAGCATTCGCCTTTACCTCTAGCCCCTCAACATGGATGTATATGAGCAGGGAAAGGCTTTACCTCGCAGTGCAGAGAAACATTGGTGAAGATTCCTATCGCTACTTCCTAAACGTCTCTCTAAACTATCTACCCTCTGAAGTAAAAGCCAACATATCAAGTCTCATAAGCAAGGGACAATACATGCAGGCCCTAACCGAGCTACAAAAGTATCTGGCAACATTGAGCTACGAGAAGGCAGAGGAAATAGTGAAACAAGTCATGGAACAGCTAAAGCCAATGACCGACAAGACGTATTTCTATGTCTTCGGCATAGACGGGCTCCGTTTATCCAGCCTTGGAAAATTCGAAGTAGACGGCAACGTGCTGGACCAGTTCTCGATGGAAGAAGTAGGAGATAGCTTTATTGTAGCTACAACAATATCTAGGTGGCAGGTCTACGCCCAGATGGGACGGGTAATCGAGATTGTTTACAGGCCATACAATACGACCATGGAAATAGAGATACAGACAGATGGTCAGACTAAAATACAAGTCATCAGGTTCAACGAGACCCAAGTCACACCTGCACCGTCTACACACCTCGTTGTATACACTGTCAGGATAGGTGAGCCAGAAAACGCCTTATTCATTGTAGATGTCAAAAACCTCAGGATAAGAAGCTCGTTGACTGGCATCGCTAAGGGGGAAAGAATTTACTCAGCTAGACTCGTGGGCAAAACATTCTACCTTGTAACGTATAGACAAGTGGATCCCCTTTTCGCTATAGACGTTTCAGACCCCTCTAAGCCTAGGGTTCTTGGCTACGTTAAGGCTCCCGGCTTCAGTGAGTACCTGCATCCCATAGACGATAAGACTCTTCTAGGAGTAGGCCTCATAGACGACAGGAAACTGAAAATCTCACTATTTGACGTGAGCGACCCCACAAGCATAAAGGAAAAGTCGACTGTAACACTCGATGCATGGTCCAACATACTATCAGACCACCACGCATTTACATTCGACCCGTCAACTGGGGAAGTATTCATACCGATACAATCTTGGAAGGCAAATTCGGGCGGAGTCCTAGTTTTAAAGATAAAGGGCGACAGCCTGGAATACGTCAAACTCCTAGAACACAACCAGGCACTTAGAACAGTATACACGGAGACAGAGCTATACACGGTCTCCACAAGCCAAGTCAGAGCATACGAAAGACAAGCCTACACTTTGACAGCAAAAATAGACCTGTCTGCCGGATAG
- a CDS encoding MFS transporter has product MNGKMILYLSSFIFMLGVGSVVGTIPALAESIGLGQHTGLIISAWGFTYLLCNIPGGAIVDRFGFKRIVPLAMLLNVFPGLLFLVGRSIGLLVLGRIIEGILEAFIWSGIIGEVSRSSGERRIVDIGRLFIATSLGFTIGPFIASLLQKLAVALPFLFYMLASVFGGGLLLLTGDNYLRQPSPGPRREVLRFKFSPELFLALTVGLVESALPALSVPIAFEVGLSATDSGLLLTLYYFFRLYWTVYS; this is encoded by the coding sequence ATGAACGGGAAAATGATCCTGTATCTTTCCTCCTTCATTTTTATGCTGGGGGTTGGAAGCGTTGTTGGAACAATTCCGGCACTAGCAGAATCGATCGGCCTTGGACAGCATACAGGGCTAATTATTAGTGCATGGGGCTTCACCTACCTATTATGCAATATCCCGGGTGGCGCAATTGTAGACAGGTTTGGCTTCAAGAGAATTGTGCCACTAGCCATGTTGCTGAATGTTTTTCCTGGTTTGCTCTTCCTAGTGGGTCGAAGCATAGGCCTGCTAGTCCTTGGAAGGATAATTGAGGGAATACTCGAAGCTTTCATTTGGTCTGGCATAATCGGCGAGGTTTCCAGGTCTTCGGGTGAAAGGAGAATTGTAGACATAGGCCGTCTTTTCATAGCTACTTCCCTAGGCTTCACAATTGGCCCCTTCATAGCTTCCCTCCTCCAAAAGCTTGCTGTTGCTCTTCCATTCCTATTCTATATGTTAGCGTCTGTTTTTGGTGGTGGCCTGCTTCTCCTAACGGGTGACAATTATTTGAGACAGCCATCTCCTGGTCCAAGAAGGGAAGTTCTCCGCTTTAAGTTTTCTCCAGAGTTGTTTCTAGCCCTAACCGTGGGGCTAGTTGAGAGTGCATTGCCAGCTCTGTCAGTCCCCATAGCTTTTGAGGTGGGGCTTTCAGCCACGGATTCAGGGCTTCTGTTGACTCTCTACTATTTTTTCAGGCTTTATTGGACTGTATACTCTTAA
- a CDS encoding nucleotidyltransferase domain-containing protein, which produces MEQSLDTLKSFNWKDFGVAFAVLFGSRVSGKVFRGDWDIAVWLEELKGFDELFARVADLQYSLSKRLGVPEEAVDIVVLNRYEKLPCTLLIEILGKGKPIYVKDFESFLELQMRILFPCFDFMIDAKKLRLLEVQVEAVTKRWES; this is translated from the coding sequence ATGGAACAATCTTTAGATACGCTGAAAAGTTTCAACTGGAAGGACTTTGGAGTTGCTTTCGCGGTTCTCTTTGGCTCTAGAGTGAGTGGCAAAGTTTTCAGAGGCGATTGGGATATCGCTGTTTGGCTAGAGGAGTTAAAAGGCTTTGACGAGCTGTTTGCCAGAGTCGCCGACCTCCAGTACTCGCTGTCCAAGCGGCTAGGCGTGCCCGAGGAAGCCGTTGACATCGTCGTGTTAAACCGATACGAGAAGTTGCCGTGCACGCTACTCATTGAGATACTCGGGAAGGGTAAACCTATCTACGTCAAAGACTTCGAGAGCTTTCTCGAATTGCAGATGAGGATTTTGTTTCCCTGCTTTGACTTTATGATAGACGCCAAAAAACTGAGACTGTTAGAGGTACAGGTCGAAGCGGTGACCAAGCGTTGGGAGTCCTAA
- a CDS encoding metal-dependent hydrolase codes for MALITFFGHAAFELVLKGLDGQEKRVLVDPWLENSLSPVKPSAYRGTRVDYIIVTHDHGDHLGNSFEIAKMTGAKFVAIYELAEEASSQGIEAIGANIGGPLSVQDLKIIFTPAVHSSSKGTPTGVVVSGKDATIYHAGDTGLFGDMALIGELYKPDVAFLPIGGHFTMGINEAAKAVQLIKPRIAIPMHYNTFPVIRADPEEFKQLVEKTTSTRVVVLKPGEKYSL; via the coding sequence ATGGCTTTAATTACTTTTTTTGGTCACGCGGCTTTCGAACTGGTGCTTAAAGGACTAGATGGACAAGAAAAGAGGGTTCTCGTAGACCCTTGGCTCGAAAACTCACTAAGCCCCGTAAAGCCCTCCGCATATAGGGGTACAAGAGTCGACTATATCATTGTTACGCATGACCATGGGGACCACCTGGGGAACAGCTTTGAGATCGCAAAAATGACGGGCGCCAAGTTTGTAGCCATATATGAGCTGGCAGAGGAAGCATCCAGCCAGGGCATAGAGGCTATAGGCGCCAACATTGGCGGCCCCCTCAGCGTGCAAGACCTTAAGATTATATTTACGCCCGCGGTGCACAGCTCCTCTAAAGGCACCCCGACAGGGGTCGTAGTTTCTGGTAAAGATGCAACGATATATCATGCCGGCGACACGGGTCTCTTCGGGGACATGGCTCTCATAGGGGAGCTCTACAAGCCAGACGTGGCCTTTCTACCAATAGGCGGGCACTTCACTATGGGCATCAACGAGGCAGCGAAGGCCGTCCAGCTGATAAAGCCAAGGATAGCTATCCCGATGCACTACAATACTTTCCCAGTTATAAGGGCGGATCCAGAAGAATTCAAGCAGTTGGTCGAGAAAACCACCAGCACAAGAGTTGTTGTCTTGAAGCCTGGAGAAAAATATTCGCTCTAA
- a CDS encoding C69 family dipeptidase has translation MCDTLVALKGYTKGNVTIFAKNSDREPNEAQVLEYIPPAQHTEEKVITTYLYVEQVDKTYGVLISRPFWMWGAEMGVNEHGVAIGNEAVFTREKYADKGLTGMDLLRLALERSRTAKEALEWITGLLEEYGQGGNCSYFGKMFYHNSFIIADPREAWVLETVGKHWVAERVKDVRTISNALSIGEKWDLSSDGLEEYMKQKNCGKSFKDCFSDRVYTWVSKGRERQQYTQKQLENNLGKIDFFLVAKIMRSHSHEPYDPSRGSNRDICMHAGGFTRPSQTASSMIALLFEDAPLVFATGTSLPCISMYKPVFLNAGLPDLGPKPASAYDEGQSIWWRHEMLARKLVYNYPRYAPRIASELQSLERDYYEKALEAREGYLQGKIDAEALKKLTAEAFEKASTIEEKYIREIDKGRSFNVPYMLYWRKTNKKANI, from the coding sequence GTGTGTGACACTCTTGTTGCCTTAAAAGGCTATACAAAAGGAAACGTCACCATTTTTGCTAAGAACAGCGATCGAGAACCCAACGAGGCACAGGTCCTAGAGTACATTCCCCCCGCACAGCACACAGAGGAAAAAGTCATAACAACCTACCTATACGTCGAACAAGTAGACAAAACCTATGGCGTCCTTATTTCACGCCCCTTCTGGATGTGGGGGGCAGAAATGGGCGTAAACGAGCATGGGGTAGCAATAGGGAACGAGGCTGTTTTTACTCGCGAGAAATATGCCGATAAGGGTCTAACTGGTATGGATCTGCTTAGGCTGGCGCTCGAAAGATCCAGGACTGCAAAAGAAGCGCTGGAATGGATTACAGGATTGCTCGAGGAATATGGTCAGGGAGGCAACTGTAGCTATTTTGGCAAGATGTTTTACCACAACTCTTTCATTATAGCTGACCCAAGGGAAGCATGGGTTCTGGAAACAGTCGGCAAGCACTGGGTAGCAGAGAGGGTTAAAGATGTTAGAACAATTTCCAACGCTCTCTCCATAGGTGAAAAATGGGACCTGTCCTCTGACGGCCTAGAAGAATACATGAAGCAGAAAAACTGCGGAAAAAGCTTCAAAGACTGTTTCTCAGACAGGGTCTACACGTGGGTTTCCAAGGGTAGGGAAAGACAACAATACACACAAAAACAGCTAGAAAACAATCTTGGAAAAATAGACTTTTTCCTCGTAGCAAAAATTATGAGGAGCCACAGCCACGAACCCTACGATCCCTCTAGAGGCTCAAACAGGGACATATGTATGCATGCTGGCGGCTTTACGAGGCCCTCCCAGACAGCCTCCTCAATGATAGCTTTGCTATTTGAGGACGCTCCACTCGTATTTGCTACTGGAACCAGCCTCCCATGCATAAGCATGTACAAGCCAGTATTCCTAAATGCAGGGCTCCCAGATCTTGGTCCTAAGCCCGCAAGTGCCTACGATGAGGGACAAAGTATATGGTGGAGGCACGAGATGCTTGCAAGAAAACTTGTCTATAATTATCCCAGATATGCCCCAAGGATAGCTAGTGAGTTGCAGAGCTTGGAGAGAGATTACTACGAAAAAGCACTAGAGGCGCGCGAGGGATACCTACAGGGAAAAATCGACGCTGAGGCATTAAAGAAACTTACAGCTGAAGCATTTGAAAAGGCGTCTACCATTGAGGAAAAATACATAAGGGAAATAGACAAGGGAAGAAGCTTTAACGTACCCTACATGCTGTACTGGAGAAAAACAAACAAAAAAGCCAATATTTGA
- a CDS encoding carboxypeptidase-like regulatory domain-containing protein: MTKYTLLMALTLAMLMLFAPMLYADSGAYGYIVDPNGNPVGGEVVTVLDSNSGVVAMTTTGPNGFFQVALLPGTYTLRVSKAGYVDKTIQFTYGKTGYPVFLGNITLDYAVQYSLPVRNITIPILTYISFPFTNTNKGPRPEDVGLARKKRNIETHTF, translated from the coding sequence ATGACGAAATACACACTACTAATGGCACTAACTTTGGCCATGTTAATGCTGTTTGCTCCCATGCTCTACGCAGACTCAGGAGCCTATGGCTATATTGTTGATCCCAATGGCAATCCTGTTGGAGGCGAAGTGGTCACAGTGCTAGACTCTAACAGCGGCGTTGTAGCTATGACAACTACTGGTCCCAATGGGTTCTTCCAGGTAGCCTTGCTGCCGGGCACATATACGCTTAGGGTCTCCAAGGCTGGCTACGTGGACAAGACAATACAGTTCACTTACGGCAAGACAGGCTACCCGGTCTTCCTTGGAAACATAACCCTCGACTACGCTGTCCAGTACTCCCTGCCCGTGAGGAACATAACTATACCAATCTTGACCTACATAAGCTTCCCATTCACAAATACCAACAAGGGGCCAAGGCCCGAAGACGTGGGCTTAGCGCGCAAGAAAAGGAACATTGAGACTCATACTTTCTAG